From Paenibacillus sp. GP183, one genomic window encodes:
- a CDS encoding YdeI/OmpD-associated family protein encodes MRFRAIILLSGKSATGIQVPDEVVASLGTSKKPPVRVTIGGHTYRSTVASMGGKYMIPVSAEHRMSAGVAAGDELDVDIELDTEPREVIIPPDFSNVLDRDADAKRFFDGLSYSNKLRFVLSIEEAKTAETRQRRIDKALSMLREGRT; translated from the coding sequence ATGAGATTTCGTGCCATTATTCTACTTAGCGGCAAGAGCGCCACTGGTATCCAAGTTCCGGATGAAGTTGTTGCGAGCCTCGGGACGAGCAAAAAACCGCCTGTCCGTGTCACAATCGGAGGTCATACATACCGCAGCACTGTGGCGTCTATGGGCGGAAAGTATATGATCCCGGTCAGTGCAGAGCACCGTATGAGTGCAGGAGTCGCCGCGGGTGATGAGCTGGATGTCGACATTGAGCTTGATACCGAGCCTCGCGAGGTTATCATCCCGCCCGACTTCTCGAACGTGCTTGATCGCGATGCGGATGCCAAACGGTTCTTCGACGGGCTGTCCTACAGCAATAAGCTGCGGTTTGTGCTCTCGATTGAGGAAGCCAAGACGGCCGAGACCAGGCAGCGTCGTATAGATAAGGCGCTGAGCATGCTGAGAGAAGGTCGAACCTAG
- the speE gene encoding polyamine aminopropyltransferase: MELWYTEKQTDNYGITARIKETFVREQTAFQDLAMIDTVEWGTMLTLDGMVMTTVKDEFVYHEMVAHPALVTHPNPKHVLVVGGGDGGVIREIMKHPKVEKAVLVDIDGKVIEYSKKYLPTIAGELDNPRVEVIVNDGYMHIHDHKNTYDLIMVDSTEPVGPAVELFSKGFYQGIYDALKEDGMFVAQTDNPWFKADLIQTVNRDVKEIFPIVRVYAANIPTYPSGLWTFTMGSKVYDPLQVEEASIPEFTTKYYSPRLHKAAFALPKFVEDLVK; the protein is encoded by the coding sequence ATGGAATTGTGGTACACGGAAAAACAAACCGATAACTACGGCATAACGGCGAGAATCAAAGAAACCTTTGTCAGAGAACAAACGGCTTTTCAGGATCTGGCTATGATCGATACAGTGGAATGGGGCACGATGCTGACTTTGGACGGCATGGTCATGACTACAGTGAAGGATGAATTTGTTTATCATGAAATGGTGGCACATCCAGCGCTGGTTACACATCCGAATCCAAAGCACGTTCTCGTAGTAGGCGGGGGAGACGGCGGAGTCATCCGTGAAATTATGAAGCATCCGAAAGTGGAAAAAGCAGTGCTTGTCGATATTGACGGCAAAGTCATCGAGTATTCCAAGAAATACCTTCCGACGATCGCCGGTGAACTGGATAACCCACGCGTTGAGGTCATTGTAAATGACGGGTACATGCATATCCACGATCACAAAAACACATACGATCTCATTATGGTCGACTCCACGGAACCGGTTGGGCCGGCAGTAGAACTGTTCTCCAAGGGCTTTTACCAAGGCATCTATGATGCGTTAAAAGAGGACGGCATGTTTGTCGCGCAAACCGATAATCCCTGGTTTAAAGCGGATCTGATTCAAACCGTTAACCGCGATGTAAAGGAAATCTTCCCGATCGTACGCGTGTATGCGGCTAATATTCCGACTTACCCTAGCGGGCTTTGGACCTTCACCATGGGGAGTAAAGTATATGATCCGCTTCAGGTAGAGGAAGCTTCCATCCCTGAATTTACAACCAAATACTACTCGCCACGCCTGCATAAAGCTGCATTCGCATTGCCCAAATTCGTTGAGGATCTAGTGAAGTAA
- a CDS encoding helix-turn-helix domain-containing protein, whose translation MKSNDDQSLRGILKVEAGMQKFSLTRYEPAHDLAFFIEQYWVVRFDLRGQAPYRQVILSYPNVNLAFEQDYNGIFAGIYGVPKTTYSRLLQEDGLVVGVKFRPGGFYPFWKQSVSLLTGQIKSIQEVFGVNVNALQEQIFAQKYEDEMVRLAENFLRERLPEQDEQVELINRIVQTTIENREITKVEDMVCRFGVSKRSLQRLFSRYVGVSPKWVIQRYRLQEAAELMEKGDVPDWPKLSQDLGYYDQSHFIKDFKAMIGRSPQEYIKETGLS comes from the coding sequence ATGAAATCAAATGATGATCAATCCCTTAGGGGTATCCTTAAAGTAGAAGCCGGCATGCAAAAATTTTCGCTAACGCGGTATGAGCCTGCACATGATCTCGCTTTTTTTATCGAGCAATACTGGGTGGTCCGGTTTGACTTGAGAGGACAAGCACCTTATCGTCAAGTCATCTTGTCCTATCCCAATGTAAACTTGGCGTTCGAGCAAGATTATAACGGGATCTTTGCCGGGATTTACGGCGTTCCGAAAACGACATATTCCCGTCTCCTGCAAGAGGATGGCTTGGTCGTGGGTGTTAAATTCCGCCCCGGTGGCTTCTACCCGTTTTGGAAACAGTCCGTATCCCTCCTTACCGGTCAGATCAAAAGCATTCAGGAAGTATTCGGAGTAAATGTGAATGCGCTCCAGGAACAAATTTTTGCCCAGAAATATGAAGACGAGATGGTCCGGCTTGCTGAAAATTTCCTGCGGGAGCGGCTTCCGGAACAGGATGAACAAGTTGAGCTAATCAATAGAATTGTGCAAACCACCATTGAGAATCGGGAGATTACCAAGGTGGAGGACATGGTATGCAGGTTCGGTGTCAGCAAAAGGTCCCTGCAGCGTCTGTTCAGCCGTTATGTCGGTGTCAGCCCGAAATGGGTCATCCAGAGGTATCGGCTTCAAGAGGCGGCTGAGCTTATGGAAAAAGGAGATGTTCCCGACTGGCCTAAGCTGTCGCAGGATTTGGGGTATTACGATCAATCCCATTTCATCAAGGATTTTAAAGCTATGATAGGCCGTTCACCGCAAGAATACATCAAGGAAACCGGGCTTTCCTAA
- a CDS encoding PBP1A family penicillin-binding protein, translating into MPDNKHPSSVQSANKPEVPAIRHLRRIKKLLSFLFSSTLILCVLIALSLLYLRAQALPVTKIQQTTQIVDANGEWMDSLYAGQNRQVIPLKDVSPYLIKATLAVEDQHFYDHYGVDFKGIARASLVNLEHMAKVQGAGTITQQLARNLYLNHDRTWSRKIKETVYAFQLELQLSKNQILENYLNQIYYGHSTYGIETASQLFFGKHAVDLTLAESALLAGVPKGPRYYSPYYDLKASKDRQKIVLQTMVRSEFITQEAADAASNETLNILPLTKKKPAIAPYFRDYVRSEATAKLGITEEQFDQAGMKVYTSLDLKAQQIAEDVIQAQLSPYDGLQAALIAIDPRTGFIKAMVGGRDYTENQFNRALASSRQPGSSFKPIMYLAALQMGFTPVTRYKSEPTVFTYDQGRQTYMPSNFGDQYVHDFIDMRKAIARSDNIYAVHTILDVGPEKVIELAQRMGIKSPMKPLPSLALGTFPVSPLELASAYGIIANQGVQVEATAIERIEDAEGTILYQGAPTQTKVTEPAPAYVLTNLMEGVFEEGGTGSRVSSIIKRPIAGKTGSTDTDAWMVGFTPELSTAVWTGYDKNKIIGNAESHLAAPIFAEFTERSLEAIPPKLFPIPEGVVNVYIDPASGKLANADCPNSRMEAFLAGTEPTAYCTDRNAAPQTSETKPTSPKGKNGTWWEDLKRWWNN; encoded by the coding sequence ATGCCTGATAACAAGCACCCCTCATCCGTGCAATCGGCCAATAAACCGGAGGTACCCGCTATCCGCCACCTTCGGCGTATAAAAAAACTGCTCTCATTCCTATTTTCAAGCACTCTCATCCTCTGTGTCCTTATCGCTTTGTCGCTGCTCTATTTGCGAGCCCAGGCTTTGCCTGTAACCAAGATCCAGCAAACCACCCAGATTGTCGATGCCAACGGTGAATGGATGGATTCTCTTTATGCCGGCCAAAATCGGCAGGTCATTCCGCTTAAGGACGTCTCTCCCTATTTGATTAAAGCCACACTTGCTGTCGAGGATCAGCATTTTTATGATCACTACGGGGTCGATTTCAAAGGAATCGCCCGTGCATCCCTTGTTAATCTTGAGCACATGGCCAAAGTTCAGGGAGCCGGTACGATCACTCAGCAGCTTGCCCGCAATCTGTATCTGAATCATGACCGAACCTGGTCGCGCAAAATCAAGGAAACCGTCTACGCCTTTCAATTGGAGCTGCAGCTGAGCAAAAATCAAATTTTGGAGAACTATTTGAACCAAATCTATTACGGCCATTCGACGTACGGCATTGAAACGGCTTCTCAGCTTTTTTTCGGCAAGCATGCTGTGGATTTGACTCTTGCGGAAAGTGCCCTGCTTGCAGGTGTGCCTAAGGGTCCTCGTTATTATTCACCCTATTATGATTTGAAAGCCTCGAAGGATCGGCAGAAAATCGTCTTGCAGACCATGGTGCGGAGCGAATTCATCACACAGGAAGCAGCGGATGCGGCAAGCAATGAAACGCTCAATATCCTGCCGCTCACGAAGAAAAAACCGGCGATTGCGCCTTATTTTCGCGATTATGTGCGATCCGAGGCTACGGCCAAGCTGGGAATCACTGAGGAACAATTCGATCAAGCCGGTATGAAAGTGTACACCAGTCTGGATTTAAAAGCTCAGCAAATTGCTGAGGATGTGATTCAGGCCCAGCTCAGCCCCTATGACGGACTTCAAGCAGCACTCATTGCGATTGACCCTAGAACCGGTTTCATCAAAGCGATGGTCGGGGGACGGGACTATACCGAAAATCAGTTTAATCGCGCTTTAGCCAGCAGCAGACAACCAGGCTCCTCCTTTAAGCCGATTATGTATTTAGCAGCTCTGCAAATGGGTTTCACTCCGGTTACCCGTTATAAAAGCGAGCCGACGGTGTTCACTTACGATCAAGGGCGGCAAACCTACATGCCCAGTAATTTTGGCGATCAATATGTGCATGATTTTATTGATATGCGCAAGGCGATCGCACGGTCGGACAATATTTATGCCGTGCATACTATTCTCGATGTTGGCCCTGAAAAAGTAATTGAACTGGCACAGCGAATGGGGATCAAAAGCCCGATGAAGCCCCTTCCTTCGCTCGCGCTGGGAACCTTCCCGGTTAGCCCGCTTGAGCTGGCGTCCGCTTACGGCATCATTGCGAATCAAGGCGTCCAGGTCGAAGCGACCGCGATTGAGCGAATCGAGGATGCCGAGGGAACGATTCTTTATCAGGGAGCGCCGACACAAACCAAGGTGACGGAACCCGCTCCAGCCTATGTCCTGACTAATCTAATGGAAGGCGTGTTTGAAGAAGGGGGAACCGGAAGCCGGGTTTCCAGTATTATCAAACGGCCGATCGCCGGAAAGACAGGATCAACCGATACGGATGCCTGGATGGTCGGGTTCACGCCTGAGCTCTCCACAGCGGTTTGGACCGGCTATGATAAAAACAAAATCATCGGCAATGCAGAATCTCATTTAGCCGCACCTATCTTTGCCGAATTCACCGAGCGCTCACTGGAAGCCATCCCGCCCAAGCTGTTTCCCATCCCAGAGGGAGTCGTCAATGTATATATTGATCCGGCAAGCGGGAAACTGGCCAATGCGGATTGCCCGAATTCCCGAATGGAAGCTTTCCTGGCAGGCACTGAACCTACGGCATACTGTACGGATAGAAATGCTGCGCCTCAAACAAGCGAGACAAAACCGACATCGCCCAAGGGTAAAAACGGAACCTGGTGGGAGGATCTGAAGCGTTGGTGGAATAACTGA
- a CDS encoding M1 family metallopeptidase, with amino-acid sequence MRPLFKSRSFHWTLALLFAAGAALLSESLLPHRASLIGTSLLHEKPYAPAQDMQSDPNLLFEIPAPKPLSNRIVEYHLNVQYLPDSKELLGQQTLTWKNPGSLPVGELYLHLYPNAFESKDTTFMQESGGKLRQDKSQSNNHGSMRLLSVKTLEDQDLTRRIEFVQPDDGNQNDHTLLKIILPQAVNPNEKITIKTEFKVELPVAFARMGYVGDFVMAGQWFPKVAVYEPVGTRGRTAEGWNLHQYHGNSEFYADFGIYDVKIKVPSSYTVAATGFPIKSPVDDGKVKSYQFYADDVHDFAWSASPHFKYYEEPFSAPQVPGVKIKLYLDPKHDALKNRYMYAAKKALSRYSQWYGSYPYSTLSIVVPPEGGNGTGGMEYPTLITAWGVSEETPDLELERVVVHEIGHQFFYGMVASNEFEEAWLDEGFTTYAEDKIMESDFGLIANLPIEASYMTSPEALKLNAWDYRNHSEYADNVYTRAKLVLKAIERQVGSNTMDRVMKSYFNRWKFKHPSSSDFQKTLEDVTKSNWSEFFNQYVYGSMMVDYAVDSIKSKLVKGSGSPSYESTILVTRLGGVSPSVPIHFHFADGTVLDKVWDGKEASIEYKLTHGAPVDWVKIDPAYTLVLENKHINNYMKTTVDEKWKIRLHLGFAQLLETLLSWIAW; translated from the coding sequence ATGAGACCATTATTCAAAAGCCGCAGCTTTCATTGGACGCTCGCCTTACTTTTTGCCGCAGGGGCCGCTCTTCTTTCGGAGTCTCTGCTGCCTCACCGTGCTTCGCTGATCGGAACTTCTCTCCTTCACGAGAAGCCGTATGCCCCCGCACAGGACATGCAGTCAGATCCCAATCTACTGTTTGAGATTCCTGCGCCTAAGCCGTTAAGCAATCGGATCGTAGAATATCATTTGAACGTGCAATATTTGCCGGATTCCAAAGAGCTTCTCGGGCAGCAAACCTTGACTTGGAAAAATCCAGGCTCCCTTCCGGTGGGAGAGCTGTACCTTCATCTGTATCCCAATGCTTTTGAATCCAAAGACACCACCTTTATGCAGGAATCCGGCGGCAAGCTGAGGCAGGATAAGTCCCAGAGCAATAACCATGGAAGCATGCGCCTTCTATCTGTAAAAACCCTTGAAGATCAAGATTTAACGAGGCGGATTGAATTTGTGCAGCCTGATGATGGTAATCAGAACGATCACACTTTGCTCAAGATCATTTTGCCCCAAGCCGTTAATCCTAATGAAAAGATCACGATCAAAACCGAGTTCAAGGTTGAACTCCCTGTTGCTTTTGCACGCATGGGTTACGTCGGGGACTTCGTCATGGCCGGACAATGGTTTCCCAAAGTCGCCGTCTATGAACCGGTTGGAACGCGTGGTCGAACTGCAGAGGGTTGGAACCTGCACCAATATCATGGCAATTCGGAGTTCTATGCTGATTTTGGCATCTATGATGTGAAGATCAAGGTTCCTTCCAGCTATACCGTGGCCGCAACCGGATTTCCGATTAAGTCGCCTGTCGATGATGGCAAAGTGAAATCCTATCAGTTTTATGCAGATGATGTGCATGACTTCGCCTGGTCCGCATCGCCGCACTTCAAATATTATGAAGAGCCCTTTTCCGCACCGCAGGTTCCAGGGGTCAAAATCAAGCTGTATCTGGATCCCAAGCATGATGCGCTCAAAAACCGTTATATGTATGCCGCCAAAAAGGCTCTCTCCCGCTACAGCCAATGGTATGGAAGCTATCCTTATTCCACTCTGTCCATTGTGGTTCCTCCCGAAGGGGGCAATGGAACCGGCGGAATGGAATATCCTACGCTTATTACAGCATGGGGTGTGAGTGAGGAAACGCCCGATCTGGAGCTGGAGCGAGTTGTCGTACATGAAATCGGCCATCAATTTTTTTATGGCATGGTCGCTTCTAACGAATTCGAGGAGGCATGGCTCGATGAGGGCTTCACCACTTATGCAGAGGACAAAATCATGGAGTCTGATTTCGGGTTAATTGCCAACCTGCCTATTGAAGCCAGCTACATGACCTCACCTGAAGCGTTGAAGCTTAATGCCTGGGATTACAGGAACCATAGTGAGTATGCGGATAATGTGTATACGAGAGCCAAGCTTGTCCTAAAGGCCATTGAACGCCAGGTAGGTTCAAATACAATGGATCGTGTTATGAAATCCTACTTCAACCGCTGGAAATTCAAGCATCCGTCCTCTTCAGATTTTCAAAAGACACTGGAGGATGTCACCAAGAGCAATTGGAGCGAGTTTTTCAATCAATATGTATATGGCAGCATGATGGTTGATTATGCAGTTGACAGTATCAAGTCGAAGCTGGTGAAAGGAAGCGGCAGCCCTTCCTATGAAAGCACTATCCTGGTGACCAGATTAGGCGGCGTGTCTCCTTCGGTCCCCATTCATTTTCACTTTGCCGACGGCACTGTGTTAGACAAGGTTTGGGATGGAAAAGAAGCCAGTATTGAATATAAGCTTACGCACGGGGCTCCGGTAGATTGGGTAAAGATAGATCCTGCATATACCTTGGTACTGGAAAATAAACATATCAACAATTATATGAAGACAACCGTCGATGAGAAGTGGAAAATACGTCTTCATCTGGGCTTTGCACAGCTTCTGGAAACTCTGCTCAGTTGGATTGCTTGGTAA
- a CDS encoding exodeoxyribonuclease III produces the protein MKLVSWNVNGLRACVNKGFNDYFKEAGADIFCIQETKLQEGQINLEQHGEYKQYWNYSIKKGYSGTAVFTRIKPLSVRYGMEEDHEPEGRIITLEFDSFYLVNVYTPNARRDLSRLEFRLEWEEQFRSFLQQLDELKPVIICGDLNVAHNDIDLKHPKANRNNSGFTPEEREKMTRLLDAGFTDTFRHFYPDRTDAYSWWSNMPGVRERNVGWRIDYFLVSSRLNSLLIEAEIDCDIKGSDHCPVVLNLENTKSILV, from the coding sequence ATGAAGCTGGTATCCTGGAATGTGAATGGTTTAAGAGCGTGTGTGAACAAAGGATTTAACGATTATTTCAAAGAAGCGGGAGCGGATATATTCTGTATTCAAGAGACGAAGCTGCAAGAAGGCCAAATTAATCTGGAGCAGCACGGAGAATATAAGCAGTATTGGAACTACTCTATTAAAAAGGGTTATTCCGGAACAGCCGTATTCACCAGAATCAAGCCGCTTTCTGTAAGGTACGGCATGGAAGAGGATCATGAGCCCGAGGGCAGGATCATTACATTGGAATTCGACTCCTTTTATCTCGTAAATGTCTACACCCCCAACGCCAGGCGAGATCTGTCGAGGTTGGAGTTTAGACTGGAATGGGAGGAACAGTTTCGAAGCTTTCTTCAGCAGTTGGACGAGCTTAAACCTGTTATCATTTGCGGCGACCTGAATGTGGCCCACAATGATATTGACCTGAAACATCCGAAAGCGAATCGCAACAATTCCGGATTTACCCCTGAGGAACGGGAAAAAATGACCCGATTATTGGATGCCGGGTTTACCGATACCTTCAGACATTTCTACCCTGATCGGACAGATGCCTACTCTTGGTGGTCTAATATGCCAGGAGTAAGAGAGCGGAATGTCGGATGGAGAATTGATTATTTCCTTGTTTCTTCCAGACTAAATTCCTTGTTGATTGAAGCGGAAATCGATTGCGATATCAAAGGCAGCGATCATTGCCCTGTTGTTTTGAATCTTGAAAACACAAAGAGCATACTGGTGTAA
- a CDS encoding SRPBCC domain-containing protein: protein MENSNQSTISDIRQTLVLNAPIQKVWNAVATSEGIAAWFMPNDFQPVAGFEFHLNAGPFGNSPCKVTVIDPPNRLSFEWGKDWSLTFELTELDGKTEFTFIHSGWDTDKLTEFGETHQLVRERMFQGWIGLQKKLAAYVEA from the coding sequence ATGGAAAATAGCAACCAGAGCACAATATCGGATATCCGCCAGACGCTGGTGCTCAATGCTCCTATTCAGAAGGTATGGAACGCGGTTGCGACCTCTGAAGGGATTGCCGCATGGTTTATGCCGAATGATTTTCAACCTGTAGCCGGATTTGAATTTCATTTGAATGCGGGTCCATTTGGCAATTCTCCCTGCAAAGTAACTGTAATTGATCCTCCGAATCGGCTTTCTTTTGAATGGGGTAAGGATTGGTCGCTTACTTTCGAATTAACGGAGTTGGACGGCAAAACGGAGTTTACCTTTATTCATTCCGGCTGGGATACCGACAAGCTCACCGAATTCGGAGAAACGCATCAGCTTGTCCGCGAGAGAATGTTCCAAGGCTGGATAGGGCTACAAAAAAAGCTGGCCGCTTACGTTGAGGCTTGA
- a CDS encoding YwhD family protein, producing MDSDKKKIALNIISSKVNHKGFGAGAIDLSNVSSVIIDEGEAYLDMGALHAKSRVEKGIKFSANKEDVPNGRKCWIVWVAVDRTEEGSYYAGVTACEMLVDTEARRGWKILADHVNKMDQAMKRRIVLDGLDETEKAALKKQLIDHNEDWWNRSDEALKAGLS from the coding sequence ATGGATTCAGATAAAAAGAAGATCGCCCTCAATATCATCAGCTCGAAGGTCAATCACAAGGGATTTGGGGCGGGAGCTATCGATCTGAGCAATGTGTCCAGCGTGATTATCGACGAGGGTGAAGCGTATCTGGATATGGGAGCGCTGCATGCGAAGAGCCGGGTGGAAAAGGGGATCAAATTTTCAGCGAACAAAGAGGATGTCCCAAATGGGCGAAAATGCTGGATCGTGTGGGTGGCCGTGGATCGTACGGAGGAAGGCTCTTACTATGCGGGAGTAACGGCTTGTGAAATGCTGGTGGATACCGAAGCCAGACGGGGATGGAAAATTCTCGCCGATCATGTCAACAAGATGGATCAAGCGATGAAACGCCGAATCGTGCTGGATGGATTGGACGAAACCGAGAAAGCGGCATTGAAAAAACAGCTCATCGATCACAATGAAGACTGGTGGAACCGCTCGGATGAAGCTCTAAAAGCTGGCCTTTCCTGA
- a CDS encoding metalloregulator ArsR/SmtB family transcription factor, translating to MAATAPKPDVFQAIADQTRRSLLRLLVDQEMPVTAITGHFPMTRTAVSKHLRILSDAGLVKSRKVGRETRYRLQPEPLLELKKWLDYYERFWENKMAALQRYVESDEE from the coding sequence ATGGCTGCCACAGCACCCAAACCCGATGTCTTTCAGGCCATCGCCGATCAAACGCGCCGCAGTCTGCTGAGACTGCTTGTTGACCAAGAAATGCCGGTTACGGCTATTACCGGCCACTTTCCGATGACTCGCACGGCTGTGTCCAAACATCTGCGTATTCTGTCGGATGCGGGGCTCGTCAAAAGCAGAAAAGTCGGTCGCGAGACGCGCTACCGCCTGCAGCCGGAGCCGCTGCTCGAGCTGAAGAAGTGGCTCGATTATTACGAGCGATTCTGGGAAAATAAAATGGCAGCGCTGCAGCGCTATGTCGAATCCGATGAGGAATGA
- a CDS encoding SRPBCC family protein has translation MDDLKYVLYVGAKPEDVWQVFVKPEATKAIFFGCILDSTFEIGAPYAYIGPGTDGDETVHVYGKVLAIEPNRLMSYTEHPGPSYRENHAELETRVTLTLETVGDCTKLTLINDQWPDNHPSYDNTIESWPMMLSNIKTYVETGKTLNFGW, from the coding sequence ATGGATGATCTCAAGTACGTTCTTTATGTCGGGGCAAAGCCTGAAGATGTCTGGCAGGTCTTTGTAAAACCTGAAGCAACCAAAGCGATCTTTTTCGGGTGCATTCTTGATTCTACGTTCGAGATTGGTGCCCCTTATGCCTATATTGGGCCAGGCACCGATGGAGATGAGACGGTCCACGTCTACGGTAAGGTGCTGGCAATCGAACCGAATCGGCTCATGAGCTACACGGAACATCCCGGACCTTCATATCGGGAGAACCACGCAGAACTTGAAACGAGGGTTACGCTCACATTAGAGACGGTGGGCGATTGTACGAAGCTCACGCTGATAAACGATCAGTGGCCAGATAATCATCCCTCTTATGACAATACAATTGAGAGTTGGCCCATGATGCTTAGTAATATCAAAACTTACGTAGAAACGGGTAAGACATTGAATTTTGGCTGGTAA
- the speB gene encoding agmatinase, translating into MRFDDAYSGNVFIASSTDYAASRAVIYGMPMDYTVSFRPGSRFGPARIREVSVGLEEYSPYLNKSLEDISYFDAGDLALPFGNAGRSLEIIGDYIRRLLSEDKFPLGLGGEHLVSWPVIREVYQKYPDLALIHIDAHADLREQYEGEPLSHSTPIRKAAELIGGKNVYQFGIRSGTRDEFEYARQNLHLHPFEVLEPLKKVLPELAGRPVYLTIDIDVLDPSAAPGTGTAEAGGITSKELLAAVHAIAGSEAKVVGADIVEVAPVYDHSEQTQIVAAKLVREILIGLVKS; encoded by the coding sequence TTGCGCTTTGATGATGCCTATTCCGGCAATGTATTTATTGCCAGCTCTACTGATTATGCCGCTTCGCGCGCCGTCATTTACGGGATGCCGATGGATTATACCGTCAGCTTCCGCCCAGGCTCCCGATTCGGCCCCGCCCGTATCCGCGAAGTTTCGGTCGGTCTCGAAGAATACAGCCCTTATCTGAATAAAAGTCTGGAAGACATCAGCTACTTCGATGCCGGAGATTTGGCGCTGCCCTTCGGCAATGCCGGAAGAAGCCTCGAAATTATTGGGGATTATATCCGCAGGCTGCTGAGTGAGGACAAGTTTCCACTCGGACTTGGCGGGGAGCATCTCGTTTCCTGGCCGGTCATTCGCGAGGTGTATCAGAAGTATCCGGATCTGGCGCTGATTCATATCGATGCGCATGCCGACCTTCGCGAGCAGTACGAAGGAGAGCCGTTGTCCCATTCCACACCGATCCGCAAAGCGGCGGAGCTCATCGGCGGCAAGAATGTTTATCAATTCGGTATCCGCTCCGGCACCCGGGACGAATTCGAATATGCGCGTCAGAACCTGCATCTCCATCCTTTTGAGGTTCTGGAGCCTCTAAAGAAGGTGCTGCCGGAGCTTGCTGGCCGTCCCGTGTACTTAACCATCGATATCGACGTGCTCGACCCGTCAGCCGCACCCGGTACAGGTACTGCTGAAGCGGGCGGTATCACCTCGAAAGAACTGCTGGCCGCTGTTCATGCCATTGCCGGCTCTGAAGCTAAAGTAGTGGGGGCCGACATTGTTGAGGTTGCGCCGGTATATGATCACTCTGAACAAACACAGATCGTTGCAGCGAAGCTTGTTCGCGAGATTTTGATCGGATTGGTAAAATCATAA
- a CDS encoding C40 family peptidase: protein MLKKIIVLGLSLVLFLSLGVGSAFAQSKLEKTAEDLIGTPYKWAGTTKKGFDCSGFTSYVFDQLGIDLPHSSKAQSYEGSKVAKSDLRAGDLVFFNTDGRGISHVGIYLGDGVFIHSATDHGVTKNKLSESYYAKRYVTAVRIMSDDTYNQLTAESQ, encoded by the coding sequence CTGTTGAAGAAGATTATTGTTCTTGGTTTGAGCTTAGTTTTGTTTTTGAGTTTGGGCGTTGGAAGCGCATTTGCACAATCGAAGCTTGAAAAAACGGCAGAGGATTTAATCGGAACCCCCTACAAATGGGCAGGCACCACGAAAAAAGGTTTTGATTGCTCCGGTTTTACCTCTTATGTCTTCGATCAATTGGGCATCGATCTTCCTCACTCATCTAAAGCACAAAGCTATGAAGGCAGCAAGGTAGCGAAGTCAGATCTTCGTGCCGGCGACCTTGTATTCTTCAACACCGACGGCAGAGGTATTTCCCATGTAGGCATCTACCTTGGAGATGGAGTTTTTATTCATTCCGCTACTGACCATGGTGTTACAAAGAACAAGCTTAGTGAGTCCTATTACGCTAAGCGGTATGTAACAGCCGTCCGTATTATGAGCGACGATACATACAATCAACTAACAGCTGAATCCCAGTAA
- a CDS encoding NADPH-dependent FMN reductase: protein MSKLNIGIILGSTRQGRLSPQVGEWIKSVADKRGDANYEIVDIAEFKLPLFGEADATEQATAWNVKLASLDGFVFIVQEYNHSITASLKNALDFARDAWNNKAAGIVSYGAVGGARAAEHLRGILGELSVADVRIHPALSLFTDFENGTVFKPADLNLTNVNGMLDQVLAWSGALKTLR from the coding sequence ATGTCAAAATTAAATATCGGAATCATCTTAGGAAGCACGCGTCAAGGTCGTCTCAGTCCACAAGTTGGAGAATGGATAAAAAGTGTCGCTGATAAACGTGGAGATGCTAATTATGAAATCGTAGATATCGCAGAATTCAAGCTTCCTCTTTTTGGAGAAGCTGATGCTACAGAACAAGCGACAGCATGGAATGTAAAGCTAGCCAGCTTGGATGGCTTCGTATTTATCGTTCAAGAATACAATCATAGCATAACAGCATCATTGAAAAATGCTCTTGATTTTGCGCGAGATGCTTGGAACAATAAGGCAGCAGGCATCGTAAGTTATGGTGCCGTAGGCGGCGCTCGTGCAGCTGAACATTTACGTGGAATCTTGGGGGAATTATCCGTGGCGGACGTCCGCATTCACCCGGCATTGTCACTTTTCACTGATTTTGAGAACGGAACTGTTTTTAAGCCAGCTGATCTGAATCTTACCAATGTTAATGGAATGCTTGATCAAGTGCTCGCTTGGAGCGGTGCATTGAAAACATTGCGCTAA